The following is a genomic window from Salinibacter grassmerensis.
TCGTCACTGCGACGGAGGCGAATGGTGGGGGCGTCGGGGCCGGCAGCCGTCGAGGCATTCATGGTTGGGCGAGGGACGAAGAGGGATAGGGGAAGGGTACAAACGGGAGTGTCAACTACCCGCGGGGAGCCAGCTCAGCCAGGGACTCGAGCGTGTCGATGGTCTCGCCGTTCTGGAGCTCCTCCCAGGTGGGGTAGTCCGTGTACCCGCGCTCGTCTCCGTTATAGAAAGTCTCCTCGTCGGGCACGTTGATGGGCAGGCCCTCTTGGAGACGCTGGGGCAGGTCGGGGTTGGCCAGGAAGGCACGTCCGAAGGCCACAAGCTGGGCGTATCCGCGCTCGATGGCGTCGGCGGCGGAATTGGTGTCGTAGTTGCCGTTGGCGACGAGCGCCCCGTCGAAGGCCTCCCGGACGCCGCCGAAGACATCGGCCGCTTCTCCGTCGCCGGCCACGGGCGGCTTGGGGGCGTCCGGCTCCACGAGGTGGACGTACGCCAGGTCAAACTCGTCGGCCGTTGCCGCCGCCCCGCGAAACGTAGCCTCTGGCGTGTCGTCGTAGATCCCGTGAATGGGAGCGAGGGGCGAGAGGCGCACGCCCACCCGGTCCGACGTCCACACGTCCGTCACGGCGGTCATCACCTCCCGCAGAAAGCGCAGGCGGTCGTCGAGCGACCCTCCGTAGCGGTCGGTGCGGTTGTTGGTGCCGGAGCGAAGGAATTGGTCGATGAGGTACCCATTTGCTCCGTGGATCTCCACGCCGTCGAACCCGGCTCGCTGAGCATTCTCGGCGCCCCGGCGGTACTGCTCCACGATCTCCGGAACCTCCTCCGTCTCCAGGGGACGGGGCGTCTCGAAGGAGACCATGTCCAGATCCGGCGTGATGACTTGTCCTTCAGCGGGAATGGGGGAGGGGGCGACGGGCTTCTCGCCGTCGTGGTACAGGGAGTGCGAAATGCGCCCCACGTGCCAGAGCTGTAGAAAAATGCGCCCCCCGGCCTCGTGGACCGCGTCGGTAACCCTCTTCCATCCATCCACCTGCGCGTCGGAGTAAATACCCGGTGTGCGCGGGTAGCCCTGTCCCTTGGGCGCGACCTGTGTGGCCTCGCTCACGATGAAGGCGGCGTCGGCGCGCTGGCGGTAGTAGGTCGCGTTCATCTCTGCGGGTGCGTTTCCCTCGGCGGCCCGGTTTCGCGTGAGTGGTGCCATCGCCACACGGTGCGGAAGCGTGAGGGGGCCGAGGTCCAAGTCATCGAAGAGAGAAGCCACGAGGAAAAGGGGGGGTGGTGCGCAAGAACAATATCTCAGTCCCATATACCCGGTTTATGAAACGTACGTTCCAGTACCGCCGGCCGATTTCGCGCGTTCTCCGAACAGGCAAAGATGCGGTCAATCTGGAACGATCATTCCAGATGTCGCGCTCAATGACGTGTTGTTTGTGCTAGCACCCCAAAAATAGTGCCCAAGGCCCCCACACCGAGAACTGCGGATCGGGCGTTGCCATAGGTCCTCTCATCCCGCTCGCAATGTATAGCTAGTTCCGTCCTCACAGATACAGTTTCTTCTCATGAACGCCATTGAACTCCACCCCAGCGGCGATGCCTTTAATGCCTTAGAGCCTACGGAGCGTCCCCGTCCGGAGCCCGGACCGGGGCAGGTGCGCGTGCGGCTCCGGGCCGCGTCCATCAATTACCGGGACCTGTCGATTGCCTGGGGGACGTATCCGGGGCAGCAGGACGCGCCCGTCGTCCCGCTCTCCGACGGGGCCGGGGTTGTAGATGCTGTGGGGGAGGGGGTGACGCGCTTCAAGGAAGGCGACCGGGTGGTGAATACCTTCTCGCAGGTGCCGCCCGATGCCCCGCCGTCTGCGTCCCGGCAGGCCCTCGGCGCTCCGCTCGACGGCACCCTGTCGGAGTTTCAGGTCTTCCACGAAAGCGGGGTTTTGCCCGTGCCCGATTCCCTCTCCTTCGAGGAGGCCGCCACGTTGCCGTGCGCGGCCCACACCGCCTGGCACGCCCTCTTTGGGGCGGGCACGCCCGTCCAGCCCGGTCAGACGGTTCTGATGTTGGGGACGGGTGGGGTGTCCATCTTTGCCCTGCAGTTTGCGAAGGCCGCCGGCGCCCGGACGCTCATCACCTCGTCCAGCGACGACAAGCTGGAGCGCGCCCGTGCCCTTGGGGCCGACGAGACCATCAACTACGAGCGCACGCCCGACTGGCACGAGCCCGTCCTGGAGCGGACCGACGGGGACGGGGTGGACTGCGTGGTCGAGGTGGGAGGCACCGGCACGCTGGGCCGCTCCTTTCAGGCCGTCGCGCCGGAGGGCAAGATCGGACTCATCGGGGTGCTCACCGACGCGGACGAAAACCCGAACCCACAGATGCTCATGCAGCGCCGAGGGCATTTGCACGGCATCTACGTAGGCTCGATCGACCATCCGCGCGACTCCTTTGCGGCCATGAACGCCGCGATTGAGGCCAACGCCATTCAGCCGGTCGTGGATCGGACGTTCCCGATGGATGAGGCGCAAGAGGCGTACCGCTACCAGGCCGACCAGGCCCACTTCGGAAAGGTTGTCATCTCAATCTAGGTCCCGAAAGCAGACCCGGCTCAGAGAGAATGGGTGTTTGAGAATCGTTGCGGACGAAGGCATCGGCGGGGCAACGAAGCGCTGGACGGCACGTACCGTAAACCGACAAGTGTTGTCCCACGGAGCCTTCCCTGCAATCTGTGCTCGATCCTCAAATCCTCACCCGCCCCGGGACCGTCCTTCTCGACTCGGCGCGACCCGACGCCGAAAACCGGTGGAGCTACGGCTTTACGGCACCGAAGCGCGTCCACACCGCGTCAACCGCGGCGGATGTGCAAGGACTGGTCGAAACGCTCCAGAGAGAAACGACCCGCGGCAACTACGTCGCGGGGTATTTTTCGTACGAGGCTGGATACCCGTTCGTAGACCTCGAGATTCCGGAGCGGGCCGATTCCACCCTCGCGTGGTTTGGCGTCTATGACGCGCCGCGCCGCCTTGCGCCGGCGGATGTGGAGGCGGGCCTGAAGACCCTCGACGCGCGCCCTGCCGTCGAGGACGTTCGGCTGGGCGTCTCGGAGTCGGACTACATCGACGACGTCCGGGCGGTCCGGCGCCACATCGGTCAGGGCAACGTGTACCAGATCAACTACACGGCCCCGCTTCGCTTCCATGTGAAAGGCGACCCGCGAGGCCTCTATCGTCGCCTGCGGGGTCGCCAACGCGTCCCATACGGGGCATATCTCCACTGTGGCGACCGCCAGATCCTGTCCCTATCCCCGGAGCTGTTCTTTCGGCGTGCGGGCGACCGGCTGGTGACCCGGCCCATGAAAGGCACCATCCGCCGCGGTCGAACGCAAGTTGAGGATCAGGCCCTGCGGGAGGAGCTCGCCGCCGACCCGAAGAACCGGGCGGAGAACCTGATGATTGTCGACCTGCTCCGCAACGACCTGTCGGTATGCTCCCGCCCGGGGACAGTCACGGTGCCGTCCCTCTACGAAACGGAGCCGTACCGGACGGTTACGCAGATGACGTCCACCGTTGAGGGGCGCCTCCAAGACGATGCGGGCCTCGCCGAGGTGCTCCGCGCGCTCTTTCCGTGCGGCTCGATCACCGGCGCCCCCAAGCGCCGCGCCATGCGGATCATTCGAGACCTGGAGGCGGGCCCCCGCGGCGTCTATTGTGGGGCCGTCGGCATGGCGGGCCCGGACGATACGGCGGCCTTCAATGTCGCCATCCGCACCGCCGTCATCGACGGGAGCGAGGGCACGATGGGCATTGGCAGCGGCATCGTGTGGGATTCCGATCCGGCGGCCGAGTACGAGGAGTGTGCCCTCAAGGGCAACTTCCTGACGCAGGATCGGTCCGTGCAGACGCACTCGACGACGCCCCCCGACGACGACCTGAAGCTCATCGAAACGATGCGCGCCGACGGTGAGCAGGTCCTGCTTTTTGACCGGCACGTCGCGCGTCTTGCCCGTTCGGCGGACTACTTCTCGTTCCCGTTCGACGAGGCACGGTTTCGGTGTCGTGCCCGGCGGGCCGTGGCCCGGGCTGAGGAGGGACAGAGCGTCAAGGTTCGTGCGACGCTCGACCGGTGGGGACGCATTGCGGTCCAGGTCACCCCGATTCAGGAGGCCTCCGGCGGGGTGTGGCGGCTGACCGTCGCGGAGGAACGGGTGGACCGTTCCGATCCGCTGTTCTACCACAAAACCACGCGGCGCGGCCTGTACGATCGCGCCCTGCGGGCGGCCCGTGACACTGGGTTCGACGAGGCGATTCTCCTGAATCAGGAGGGGCAAGTCACCGAGGGCGCCTACAGCAACGTGTTCGTCCAGCAGGGCGATGCGCTGTGGACCCCACCGGTGGAGGCTGGGTTGCTGGCGGGGGTGTACCGGGACCACGTGCTGGAGACGCGCCCGGAGGCCGCCGAGCGCCCGCTAGACCTTCAAGACCTTCGAGAGGCAGACGCCTTGTACTGCTGCAACGCAGTCCGGGGCTGGTGCAGAGCGGAGCTTGCGGTGGAGGCTGAGGCCCCCGCCCCGAGTTGAAATTGGGCCCCCAAATCCCTAAAGTATCTCCCGTGGGAAGCAGGGGCAGTCTAAAGATCGAAGCCCTTCCAAACAGGGGTGCCCTTGTCCCGCTCACCATCCCGTACATGAAACACCTGCACGTCATGGCCGACGCAGACGCCGCTCTCGAAGCCCGACTCTCCGACCAAGAGTATCTCCGGCCCCCCTCCGCGTTCGTGGGACAGGCCAACGTGTCGGACCCGGCGGTCTATGATCGGTTCGACGACTTTCCGGAGGGATTCGAGGAGTACGCCGACCTTCTGGACTGGCACAACCGCTGGGACGAGGTCTTCGACGGATCCGACCCGCCCTTCTTCGAGTGGTTCGCGGGCGGTGAGCTGAACGCCTGCTTCAACTGCGTGGACCGTCATCTCCACGAGCGGCCCAACCAGGCGGCCTTCATCTGGGAGGGCGAGGACGGCACGCAGCGCACGCTGACGTACCGGGACCTTTACCGCGAGGTCAACAAGATGGCGGCCTCCCTCCGCGACGTGGGCGTGCAGGAGGACGACGTGGTCACGCTCCATCTCCCGATGGTGCCCGCGCTTCCCATCACCATGCTTGCCTGCGCCCGAATTGGCGCGCCGCACTCGGTCGTCTTCGGCGGCTTCTCGGCTAGTGCCCTCGCCCAGCGGGCCACCGACGCCGACTCCGACGTAATCGTCACGATCGATGGCTACTACCGGCGGGGCGAGTTCCTGCACCACAAGGAAAAGGCCGACACCGCAGTGGAGGAGGCGGACACCGATATTGACACGGTGCTGGTGTGGGAGCGCCACGAGGGCGACCTCCACCCCGACGCCGATCTGGAGGAGGGCCGTGACATTCTCGTGTCCGAACTCCTTGCCAACAACGAGCGAGCGCGGGTTGAGCCGGTGTCCCGGGACGCCGAAGATATTCTTTTCTTGATGTACACGTCCGGCACCACCGGCGAGCCGAAGGGGGCCCAGCACCGGACCGGAGGGTACCTCAGCTACGTGGCGGGCACCTCGAAGTACGTGCTCGACATTGAGCCGGAAGACACATACTGGTGTGCCGCCGACATCGGATGGATTACCGGCCACTCCTACATCGTGTATGGCCCGCTCGCGCTGGGGACGACGAGCGTGATGCGGGAGGGCGCCCCCGATCACCCGCACAAGGGCGTCACCTGGGAGATTGCCGAGCGCTATGATGTCGACATCTTCCATACCTCCCCCACGGCGGTACGGATGTACATGAAGTGGGGCAAGGAGCACCCGGCGGCGTACGACTTCAACTTCCGCCACATGACGACGGTCGGGGAGCCGATCCAGCCTGAGGCGTGGCTCTGGTACTACGAGCACATCGGGAACGAGGACGCCGTCATTGTCGACACGTGGTGGCAGACGGAGACGGGGGGGCACCTCATTACCAACCTGCCGGCCCTGCAGGACATGAAGCCCGGCTCGGCCGGCTATCCGTGCCCGGGCATCCAGCCGGCCATCTACGACAACAATGGCGATCCCGTAGAGGCCGCGAGTGGGCAGGCGGGCAACCTGGTAATCGAGCGCCCCTGGCCCGGCATGCTGCAGACCGTGTACGGCGACGACCAGCGCTTCATCAACGAGTACTGGCGCCGCTTCTCGGACGTCGACTCCGACGACTGGCGCGACTGGGTCTACGAGGCCGGCGACGGGGCCGTCCACGCCCAGGACGGCTACTTCCGTGTCCTGGGGCGCCTCGACGACGTGATGAACGTGGCCGGGCATCGACTCGGCACCATGGAGCTGGAGTCGGCCGTGGCCCAGGTGTCCGAGGTGGCCGAGGCCGCAGTGGCCGCGCGACAGGACGACCAGAAGGGGAATGTGCCCGACGTGTACGTGACGCCTCGCGACGGGGTCGCGGCGTCCGACGAGTTGCGGCAGGACATCGTCGCCGCGATTGAGAAAGAGATCGGAGCCTTCGCCCGCCCGGGGAACGTTATCTTCGTCGGGGACCTGCCCAAGACGCGCTCCGGCAAAATCATGCGTCGTCTCCTCGAGAACATCTCCAACGGCAAGGACCTCGGCGACACCACGACCCTCCGCGACCCGAGCGTCCCCAACGAAATCCGCCGGCAGGTTCAAGAGGCGTAGACGCCAACTCTCTCGCGTCCCACACAAACTACGGCGCCGACGGAACGAGCCGGGTCGTGTTTGTGACCGAGGCCCGCTGAACCGAGGCGGGGGGCGGACGGTCGTGGGATCGAAGGGACCGGGCGAAGAAGCCCGAGGGGTCAAAGCGCAGGCGTCGCACCGTGAGATCGCCGCGGGGGCCCTGCATCCAGCCGTCCCAGTGCGTCGGGGCGGGCCCAAGGGGGAGCGGGTCGGTCCGCGCCGCGCCGCCCGACAGGCTGGAGGCGTGTCCCCGGCCGGGGCGGTTTAGCGGCGCAAACCGCGTGCTGCTCAGGTCAGACAGGTCTTCCGTGACGAGGCTGTCGGCCGCCCACACGGGAAAGAAGCGACGCCCCGGGACGGCGCGCTCCCACCGCCACCGCCGCACGTCGGTGCCGTAGCGACGAGTGAGCGAGTCGACGGCTGTGCGAAATGCCCGGCGTCGGCGCGGCCCCGCGAAAAAGGCTGAATCGGCCGGGGTCGGGCGGCGGCCAATCTCGCGTTGATAGGCGCGCAGCCACTCCTCAAACACAACCGCCCCGATACTGGCCGGGTCGTAGACGGCATCCCAGTTGCGCAGGTACGAGCGGGCGTCGACGGTCGTGGAGTCGGGATCGTCGAGCGAAGCCAAGTCGGGCACGAGGGCCGGAAGGAGGGCGGCCGCCCAGGTGCTCGAGTCGCTCGTGCTCCACCGAGCCGGGGCAACGGGGCCCGTTCGGGCCTGTGCCCGGAGCCCGTCGGCCTGGTGGGCGGCCCAGTCGGACCGACCGACAAGGATGGAGGTGGGGCCGCGATCGACCACGGGCGGCTGGCCCTCAACCGTCCAGGCGCCCGCCGAGTCCACCCGCAGCCCTTCTCCCGCCACGAGATGGAAGTCGGAAGGCGTAGCGTCACGCTCCGCACTCAAGTTGGCCGTGGTGAGCCACCGTGAAAGATCGGTCCGGGCACGGAGGCCAGACCACTCCAATACCCAGGCCGAATCGGGGCGCATCGTGCCGACGCGAACCCCGTTTCCGTACCGCCGAATCTCGACCAACTGCTCATCCCCCTGGGACGGCGCGATACGTTCGT
Proteins encoded in this region:
- the pabB gene encoding aminodeoxychorismate synthase component I, translated to MLDPQILTRPGTVLLDSARPDAENRWSYGFTAPKRVHTASTAADVQGLVETLQRETTRGNYVAGYFSYEAGYPFVDLEIPERADSTLAWFGVYDAPRRLAPADVEAGLKTLDARPAVEDVRLGVSESDYIDDVRAVRRHIGQGNVYQINYTAPLRFHVKGDPRGLYRRLRGRQRVPYGAYLHCGDRQILSLSPELFFRRAGDRLVTRPMKGTIRRGRTQVEDQALREELAADPKNRAENLMIVDLLRNDLSVCSRPGTVTVPSLYETEPYRTVTQMTSTVEGRLQDDAGLAEVLRALFPCGSITGAPKRRAMRIIRDLEAGPRGVYCGAVGMAGPDDTAAFNVAIRTAVIDGSEGTMGIGSGIVWDSDPAAEYEECALKGNFLTQDRSVQTHSTTPPDDDLKLIETMRADGEQVLLFDRHVARLARSADYFSFPFDEARFRCRARRAVARAEEGQSVKVRATLDRWGRIAVQVTPIQEASGGVWRLTVAEERVDRSDPLFYHKTTRRGLYDRALRAARDTGFDEAILLNQEGQVTEGAYSNVFVQQGDALWTPPVEAGLLAGVYRDHVLETRPEAAERPLDLQDLREADALYCCNAVRGWCRAELAVEAEAPAPS
- a CDS encoding zinc-dependent alcohol dehydrogenase family protein, with protein sequence MNAIELHPSGDAFNALEPTERPRPEPGPGQVRVRLRAASINYRDLSIAWGTYPGQQDAPVVPLSDGAGVVDAVGEGVTRFKEGDRVVNTFSQVPPDAPPSASRQALGAPLDGTLSEFQVFHESGVLPVPDSLSFEEAATLPCAAHTAWHALFGAGTPVQPGQTVLMLGTGGVSIFALQFAKAAGARTLITSSSDDKLERARALGADETINYERTPDWHEPVLERTDGDGVDCVVEVGGTGTLGRSFQAVAPEGKIGLIGVLTDADENPNPQMLMQRRGHLHGIYVGSIDHPRDSFAAMNAAIEANAIQPVVDRTFPMDEAQEAYRYQADQAHFGKVVISI
- a CDS encoding penicillin acylase family protein, with the translated sequence MSRRLYLGLTGVLAAAAGVVLWWTLSGPVTAPPAEHSIDGLRDTTTVGWTSRHTATIEATDAADALTALGYVHGMKRAWTLTVWRYTALGTLSTAFGGDLVSIDRHARRLGFAHHARRAYDRLDATTQERLQAYARGLNAALQSDRVHQRGPFLRFNLTPERWAPWHSLAIERLVAWTSTAPTPKSALSGSGLANFRTADRQLRRWLRLHGRSRSVAWAARGSGDTTQTALFAKHVLGATADPVVQEVAIRRPGAPPTVTASLPGAPLFPTGRAEGQRWTYLLHSDAELAPVNVDSTEARVRHERIAPSQGDEQLVEIRRYGNGVRVGTMRPDSAWVLEWSGLRARTDLSRWLTTANLSAERDATPSDFHLVAGEGLRVDSAGAWTVEGQPPVVDRGPTSILVGRSDWAAHQADGLRAQARTGPVAPARWSTSDSSTWAAALLPALVPDLASLDDPDSTTVDARSYLRNWDAVYDPASIGAVVFEEWLRAYQREIGRRPTPADSAFFAGPRRRRAFRTAVDSLTRRYGTDVRRWRWERAVPGRRFFPVWAADSLVTEDLSDLSSTRFAPLNRPGRGHASSLSGGAARTDPLPLGPAPTHWDGWMQGPRGDLTVRRLRFDPSGFFARSLRSHDRPPPASVQRASVTNTTRLVPSAP
- the acs gene encoding acetate--CoA ligase; translated protein: MADADAALEARLSDQEYLRPPSAFVGQANVSDPAVYDRFDDFPEGFEEYADLLDWHNRWDEVFDGSDPPFFEWFAGGELNACFNCVDRHLHERPNQAAFIWEGEDGTQRTLTYRDLYREVNKMAASLRDVGVQEDDVVTLHLPMVPALPITMLACARIGAPHSVVFGGFSASALAQRATDADSDVIVTIDGYYRRGEFLHHKEKADTAVEEADTDIDTVLVWERHEGDLHPDADLEEGRDILVSELLANNERARVEPVSRDAEDILFLMYTSGTTGEPKGAQHRTGGYLSYVAGTSKYVLDIEPEDTYWCAADIGWITGHSYIVYGPLALGTTSVMREGAPDHPHKGVTWEIAERYDVDIFHTSPTAVRMYMKWGKEHPAAYDFNFRHMTTVGEPIQPEAWLWYYEHIGNEDAVIVDTWWQTETGGHLITNLPALQDMKPGSAGYPCPGIQPAIYDNNGDPVEAASGQAGNLVIERPWPGMLQTVYGDDQRFINEYWRRFSDVDSDDWRDWVYEAGDGAVHAQDGYFRVLGRLDDVMNVAGHRLGTMELESAVAQVSEVAEAAVAARQDDQKGNVPDVYVTPRDGVAASDELRQDIVAAIEKEIGAFARPGNVIFVGDLPKTRSGKIMRRLLENISNGKDLGDTTTLRDPSVPNEIRRQVQEA
- a CDS encoding alkene reductase, translated to MASLFDDLDLGPLTLPHRVAMAPLTRNRAAEGNAPAEMNATYYRQRADAAFIVSEATQVAPKGQGYPRTPGIYSDAQVDGWKRVTDAVHEAGGRIFLQLWHVGRISHSLYHDGEKPVAPSPIPAEGQVITPDLDMVSFETPRPLETEEVPEIVEQYRRGAENAQRAGFDGVEIHGANGYLIDQFLRSGTNNRTDRYGGSLDDRLRFLREVMTAVTDVWTSDRVGVRLSPLAPIHGIYDDTPEATFRGAAATADEFDLAYVHLVEPDAPKPPVAGDGEAADVFGGVREAFDGALVANGNYDTNSAADAIERGYAQLVAFGRAFLANPDLPQRLQEGLPINVPDEETFYNGDERGYTDYPTWEELQNGETIDTLESLAELAPRG